A window of Mucilaginibacter sp. PAMC 26640 contains these coding sequences:
- a CDS encoding ferredoxin gives MDEKPLLSDFSEAERNALEDLMPDEMSEIITSGIRRRHFLKLFAVTGTSVLAAHLLGIEQLMARSMPIEQRAPMLIENGIELTFKVNGSTQQLTVDSRMTLLDTLRERLNLTGSKKGCDHGQCGACTVLVDDKRVLSCLTLAATCEDKKITTIEGLAIGNELHPMQTSFIKHDGFQCGYCTPGQICSAVALMDEAKNGDASYVTANVRQKRQSVDLSDQEIRERMSGNICRCGAYPNIVDAIREVHGDKAVAQIWQFADGTI, from the coding sequence ATGGACGAAAAACCATTACTCTCTGACTTTTCTGAAGCGGAACGTAACGCATTAGAAGACCTGATGCCTGATGAAATGAGCGAGATCATAACGTCTGGTATTAGGCGCAGGCATTTCTTAAAGCTCTTTGCAGTAACCGGGACCAGTGTATTGGCCGCGCATCTGTTGGGCATAGAACAGTTAATGGCTCGCAGCATGCCGATTGAGCAGCGGGCGCCAATGTTAATTGAGAACGGAATTGAGTTAACATTTAAAGTTAACGGAAGTACGCAGCAACTAACGGTTGATTCACGTATGACATTGCTGGATACGTTACGTGAACGACTTAACTTAACTGGTTCAAAAAAAGGTTGTGATCATGGGCAGTGCGGCGCGTGTACGGTGCTGGTGGATGACAAACGTGTATTGTCCTGTTTGACACTTGCCGCAACTTGTGAGGATAAAAAAATCACCACGATAGAGGGGCTCGCAATCGGCAATGAATTGCATCCTATGCAAACGTCCTTTATCAAGCATGATGGCTTTCAATGCGGATACTGCACCCCGGGGCAAATCTGCTCAGCAGTTGCCTTAATGGATGAAGCAAAAAATGGCGATGCCAGTTATGTAACTGCTAATGTTCGGCAGAAACGCCAATCAGTTGACCTATCAGACCAAGAAATAAGAGAGCGCATGTCTGGGAATATATGCCGGTGCGGTGCTTATCCAAATATTGTAGATGCCATTCGGGAAGTGCACGGGGATAAAGCCGTAGCGCAGATTTGGCAGTTTGCCGACGGAACAATTTAG
- a CDS encoding FAD-binding molybdopterin dehydrogenase, whose amino-acid sequence MRPFKYSTASDPATAIGIVSAKTTAKYLGGGTNILDLMKEDVMHPTELVDVTRLKFAKIEKKADGVSIGATATNSFTANNDLIRENYPLLSMAILAGASAQIRNMATNGGNLNQRTRCTYFYDVNMPCNKREPGTGCGALNGVNKNHAIFGWSEKCVATYPSDMAVALAALDAIVQVGGPNNTSRSIPFAEYHRLPGEHPEIDNNLKPGEFITAIDLPANRLAEKSYYLKIRERSSYAFALVSVAAALQTEGNRISDIRIALGGVAHKPWRATIAEKWLIGKQATQANFRAAAAAELKNAKPLQHNKYKVGLTANAIVRALEGAMQGGVYGVMEADSITTSKN is encoded by the coding sequence ATGAGACCATTTAAATACTCAACTGCATCCGATCCGGCTACGGCGATAGGGATCGTATCTGCTAAGACAACCGCGAAGTATCTTGGTGGGGGAACCAACATCCTCGACCTGATGAAGGAAGATGTGATGCACCCTACCGAATTGGTTGACGTGACGCGGCTTAAATTTGCAAAGATTGAAAAGAAAGCAGACGGCGTTTCCATCGGAGCGACTGCCACCAACTCATTTACTGCGAATAACGATCTTATACGGGAAAATTACCCTTTGCTATCCATGGCAATATTGGCTGGTGCCAGTGCACAGATACGCAATATGGCCACTAATGGCGGTAACCTCAATCAACGCACGCGATGCACTTATTTTTATGACGTGAATATGCCGTGTAATAAACGCGAGCCGGGAACCGGCTGCGGCGCTTTAAATGGCGTGAATAAAAACCATGCTATTTTTGGCTGGTCGGAAAAATGTGTGGCTACTTATCCTTCGGACATGGCGGTGGCCCTGGCTGCCCTTGATGCAATTGTGCAAGTGGGTGGCCCGAATAATACAAGCCGTAGTATTCCTTTTGCAGAGTACCACCGGCTTCCGGGCGAGCATCCCGAAATAGACAATAATCTAAAGCCGGGAGAGTTCATCACCGCTATCGACTTGCCCGCGAACCGGCTAGCTGAAAAATCATACTATTTAAAAATTCGTGAACGATCATCCTACGCCTTTGCACTGGTTTCTGTTGCAGCAGCTCTGCAAACAGAGGGTAACCGGATAAGTGATATACGCATAGCGCTCGGAGGCGTAGCTCATAAACCTTGGCGCGCAACCATTGCTGAGAAATGGCTTATTGGGAAACAAGCTACACAAGCCAACTTTAGGGCGGCAGCAGCTGCTGAACTAAAAAATGCAAAACCTCTGCAGCATAACAAATATAAGGTAGGCCTCACTGCTAATGCGATCGTTCGTGCCCTGGAAGGAGCAATGCAGGGAGGGGTGTACGGAGTAATGGAAGCTGATTCAATCACCACTAGTAAAAATTAA